The segment AGGAATTTCATAATATTGCTCTTGCGCAGGATTATATTACACAAGGCGGGATCGGCTACGCAAAAACTGTATTGGAGAAAGCGCTTGGTGTCGAACAAGCACAAACGATTATTAATCGTCTAACATCCTCATTACAAGTGCGACCATTTGATTTTGCAAGAAGAGCTGATCCAGCGCAAATTTTTAACTTTATTCAAAATGAGCATCCACAAACAATTGCCCTGATTCTTTCTTATTTAGAGGCAGGGCAGGCGGGTGTTATTTTATCTTCGTTACCACAGGAAGTACAGGCGGATATTGCTAAGCGTATTGCTATGATGGAATCAACATCACCAGAAGTAATTAGTGAAATTGAATCTGTATTAGAGCGTAAATTATCATCTACAGTGACACAGGATTATACAGAAACGGGTGGTATTGATGCAGTCGTTGAAGTATTGAATGGTGTGGATCGACAAACAGAAAAAACAATTCTCGATGCGCTCGAAATTCAAGACCCAGAGCTTGCAGAGGAAATTAAAAAACGTATGTTTGTATTCGAGGATATTGTTACACTCGACAATCGTTCGATTCAGCGTGTTATTCGTGATTGTGAAAACGAAGACCTACTGCTTTCAATGAAAGTATCAAGTGATGAAGTAAAAGATATTATTTTCCGCAATATGTCACAGCGTATGGCTGAAACATTTAAAGAAGAAATGGAAATTATGGGACCTGTACGCTTACGTGATGTAGAGGAAGCACAATCTCGAATTGTTGCTGTTATTCGTCGTTTAGAGGATGCTGGCGAAATTATTATTGCACGTGGTGGAGGAGATGACGTTATTGTCTAGAATCATCCGTTCTATTTACACACAGTCCAATAATGATGAAGTAAAAAAAATTGAGATTCGTGATATGTTTGAAGCAATGTCTGTGGAAGAAGAGGTAAGCTCTTCACAACATCAACCAACGATGGAAGAAGTAATGGCAGAACGCGATTATCTGCTTGCAGAAGCGAGAGCTACTTTACAAGCAGAGCGTGAAGCATTTGAACAAGAAAAGCAACTATTTTTGCAAGAAGTTGAGCTTTTAAAACAAAGCTGGGAAGAGGAAAGACCTAATCGGGTTCAGGAAGCTTATGATGAAGGCTTTGGGCAAGGCTATGAAGATGGCATAAACAAAGCAAATGAAGCAATGGCACAATCTCTTCAAACAGCAAATGAAGTAATTATTCAAGCGAAAGAAAATGCACAAAAATATATTGAAGATCAGGAAGCTGTTATTTTAGAGTTAGGCTTAACAGCAGCTGAGCGTATTATTGGTGCTTCTTTGGAACAAAATCATGAGTTATTTGTTTCAATTGTGCGTAGAGGACTGAAAGAAGCGAGAGAGATGAAAGAAATTAAAATTTATGTTTCTCCTGCTTATCATGCTTTAATTACGGCAAATCGAGATGAATTAGCAGAAATGTTCCCAGTCGATGTACCATTAATGATATTTGTTAATGAGGATTTTGAGAGTGATACAGATTGCTATATTGAAACAAATCATGGTCGCATTGTTGTAAGTATCGATGAGCAATTAAATGAGCTTCGATTAAAGCTACATGATATATTAGAAAGTAAGGAATGATCTAGATGAAAACGGCTCAGTTAATCAAACATATTCCTCATATGCCAACCTTTAAAAAGTTTGGTAGAGTAACGCGGGTTGTCGGCTTGATGATTGAGTCGCAAGGTCCAGATAGTTCTATTGGCGACGTTTGTAAAATTCATGTAGAAACAGTAAACAATGGTCATCAAATTATTTTAGCAGAGGTAGTTGGCTTTAAAGATGAAATTGTTGTCTTAATGCCCTTTACCTCTCTGCGTGAAATATCAATTGGCTGTCTTGTTGAAGGAACAGGAGCTCCCCTTGAAATAAAAGTTGGCCCTGAGCTAATTGGAAAAGTTTTAGATTCAATGGGCAACCCCATTGATGGGACGTTACTACCAAAAGGACTGACGACTGTTCCTACTGAGCAAGACCCGCCAAATCCATTGACTCGTCCACCTATTAACGAAAGGCTTGAGGTGGGCGTTAAAGCAATTGACGGTATGTTAACCGTTGGCAATGGTCAGCGTGTAGGTATTTTTGCCGGTTCAGGAGTTGGGAAAAGCACACTGTTGGGTATGATTGCAAGAAACACACAGGCAGATTTGAATGTCATTGCACTAATCGGAGAACGTGGTCGCGAAGTTCGGGAATTTATTGAGCGTGATTTAGGTCCTGAAGGTTTAAGCAGGTCCATTGTCGTTGCTGCTACCTCTGACCAGCCAGCATTAATGCGGATAAAAGGGGCATTTACAGCAACAGCTATAGCCGAGTATTTTAGAAACCGTGGCTTAAATGTCATGCTGATGATGGACTCCGTAACAAGGGTTGCAATGGCACAGCGTGAAATTGGTCTTGCTACAGGTGAGCCGCCAGCACAAAAAGGCTATACACCATCTGTATTTGCAATTTTACCAAAGCTGCTTGAACGTACAGGAACAAATGAAAAGGGCTCAATAACAG is part of the Lysinibacillus sp. FSL K6-0232 genome and harbors:
- the fliG gene encoding flagellar motor switch protein FliG; translated protein: MSKKDKELTGKQKAALLLISLGPEVSASVYKHLTEEEIERLTLEISSVKKVEANVKEEIIEEFHNIALAQDYITQGGIGYAKTVLEKALGVEQAQTIINRLTSSLQVRPFDFARRADPAQIFNFIQNEHPQTIALILSYLEAGQAGVILSSLPQEVQADIAKRIAMMESTSPEVISEIESVLERKLSSTVTQDYTETGGIDAVVEVLNGVDRQTEKTILDALEIQDPELAEEIKKRMFVFEDIVTLDNRSIQRVIRDCENEDLLLSMKVSSDEVKDIIFRNMSQRMAETFKEEMEIMGPVRLRDVEEAQSRIVAVIRRLEDAGEIIIARGGGDDVIV
- the fliH gene encoding flagellar assembly protein FliH; its protein translation is MSRIIRSIYTQSNNDEVKKIEIRDMFEAMSVEEEVSSSQHQPTMEEVMAERDYLLAEARATLQAEREAFEQEKQLFLQEVELLKQSWEEERPNRVQEAYDEGFGQGYEDGINKANEAMAQSLQTANEVIIQAKENAQKYIEDQEAVILELGLTAAERIIGASLEQNHELFVSIVRRGLKEAREMKEIKIYVSPAYHALITANRDELAEMFPVDVPLMIFVNEDFESDTDCYIETNHGRIVVSIDEQLNELRLKLHDILESKE
- the fliI gene encoding flagellar protein export ATPase FliI — protein: MKTAQLIKHIPHMPTFKKFGRVTRVVGLMIESQGPDSSIGDVCKIHVETVNNGHQIILAEVVGFKDEIVVLMPFTSLREISIGCLVEGTGAPLEIKVGPELIGKVLDSMGNPIDGTLLPKGLTTVPTEQDPPNPLTRPPINERLEVGVKAIDGMLTVGNGQRVGIFAGSGVGKSTLLGMIARNTQADLNVIALIGERGREVREFIERDLGPEGLSRSIVVAATSDQPALMRIKGAFTATAIAEYFRNRGLNVMLMMDSVTRVAMAQREIGLATGEPPAQKGYTPSVFAILPKLLERTGTNEKGSITAFYTVLVDGDDMNEPIADTVRGILDGHIVLDRNLANKGQYPAINVLKSVSRLMNHVAEPAHKKAAERLRELYYTYDKSEDLINIGAYKRGTSQEIDEAIHYEPLITAYLKQGYLDKITLEESVNELITLSNGGAK